A single window of Rubripirellula lacrimiformis DNA harbors:
- a CDS encoding DUF1559 domain-containing protein — MNTRFRTVRSRLAFTLVELLVVIAIIGVLVGLLLPAVQAAREAARRMQCSNNLKQLGLAIHNYHGTFQQFPANIGTDKDLWEGSNRTSNASWLTMILPQIEESAAYEQFTFSGTDFTDTGSGTNYNWEVMSNLRVPGYNCPSNPMPNERTHTATAGTQAIGAPETYNIQIPDYVANVGFYFRPGADSFAWDRYYANTATWTGYGWLQDDGFLSIINNVFQKRRFSSVTDGTSHTLAVGEHSNFLHHFDGTKQDSRPGRGAGGAWAAWPSHFEWSSASGRTSNVTVPRYPNNSLYANNYTQKDENTLHNGYRSAHTGGVQFVMGDGSVRFITDSVDFVNVFPALAGRADGYVIREEH; from the coding sequence ATGAACACTCGCTTCCGTACCGTACGAAGTCGTCTCGCATTTACCCTTGTCGAACTGTTGGTTGTCATAGCCATCATCGGCGTATTAGTCGGCCTATTGTTGCCGGCCGTGCAGGCGGCTCGTGAAGCTGCCCGACGCATGCAATGTTCAAACAATCTGAAACAACTCGGATTGGCCATTCACAACTACCACGGAACGTTCCAGCAGTTCCCCGCCAACATCGGCACTGACAAAGACCTGTGGGAAGGATCCAACCGGACCAGCAACGCGTCCTGGCTGACCATGATCTTGCCGCAAATTGAAGAGTCAGCGGCGTACGAGCAGTTCACCTTCTCGGGCACTGACTTTACCGATACCGGCAGCGGTACGAACTACAACTGGGAAGTGATGTCGAACCTGCGGGTTCCAGGCTACAACTGCCCATCCAACCCGATGCCCAACGAACGGACGCACACGGCAACGGCAGGCACCCAGGCGATCGGGGCCCCGGAGACCTACAACATCCAGATCCCTGATTATGTGGCAAACGTGGGCTTCTATTTCCGCCCCGGAGCCGACTCATTTGCTTGGGATCGATACTACGCCAACACCGCGACCTGGACCGGCTACGGATGGCTTCAAGACGACGGCTTTCTGTCGATCATCAACAATGTTTTTCAGAAGCGCCGCTTCTCAAGCGTGACCGATGGCACCTCGCATACGCTGGCCGTCGGTGAACACTCCAATTTCCTGCATCACTTCGACGGAACCAAACAAGACTCGCGTCCAGGACGCGGAGCAGGCGGTGCTTGGGCTGCATGGCCCAGCCATTTTGAATGGAGCTCGGCATCGGGCCGCACCAGCAACGTGACCGTACCTCGCTATCCCAACAATAGCTTGTACGCCAACAACTACACCCAGAAAGACGAGAACACACTGCACAACGGTTACCGATCCGCTCACACCGGCGGCGTCCAGTTTGTGATGGGTGACGGATCCGTTCGATTCATCACCGACAGTGTCGACTTCGTCAATGTCTTCCCCGCTCTTGCCGGTCGTGCAGACGGCTACGTGATCCGCGAAGAACACTGA
- a CDS encoding carboxypeptidase-like regulatory domain-containing protein: MSINKISLTLAIGCLTLAGCSPSGPPMGFVSGSLTMSGQPIENGSIEFVPLSGGRPSLALSNSDGEYEAYYLPGVAGVIPGKYKIRFEIGKSSPSDAGIDRPKRGRRPTGKLVLEPSEIEVLADTNEIHFQLVEQNS, encoded by the coding sequence ATGTCCATCAACAAAATCTCATTGACTCTTGCAATCGGATGTCTCACCTTGGCTGGCTGCAGCCCTTCGGGTCCCCCCATGGGATTCGTCAGTGGCTCGTTGACCATGTCAGGCCAACCGATTGAAAACGGCAGCATTGAATTCGTCCCGCTGTCGGGCGGCCGACCCTCTCTAGCTCTGTCCAACTCGGACGGCGAATACGAGGCCTATTACCTGCCAGGCGTGGCCGGTGTGATCCCAGGCAAGTACAAGATTCGGTTCGAAATCGGCAAAAGCAGTCCCAGCGATGCTGGGATCGATCGTCCCAAACGGGGCCGTCGCCCCACGGGCAAACTGGTGCTGGAACCAAGCGAAATCGAAGTGCTAGCTGACACCAACGAAATTCACTTCCAGTTGGTCGAACAAAACAGCTAG
- a CDS encoding aminotransferase class IV, with protein MPDSTSQPVGYLCGRWVNHSEMSVSVDDAGFRQAVTVVERLRTYNRVPWQVDLHLRRWQSSLDYLGIVGTPPPDEMRSLMNQLLVRNRDWDSATDDVGITWFATPGNVGIDAADRLPTIGMHLNRLDDAAHRRRWATGQPLVVTSVCQPSPDAWSRSIKTRCRLHYFRADQIARSVHPLAAGVLVDADGSITETSIANLAIVESGIITSPPEDQVLPGVTQKMVQQWAAAESIPWRKQRLTPSRLVAADQVLLMGTDAGLWFASDVRIWASGSKPASDFVPGVDCGNANLANPSSGTEIPKAAGGDVFQRLFAHGPWNFNVAD; from the coding sequence ATGCCCGATTCCACTTCGCAACCCGTTGGATACCTTTGCGGACGCTGGGTGAATCATTCCGAAATGTCAGTTTCGGTGGATGACGCCGGGTTTCGCCAGGCTGTCACCGTGGTGGAACGATTGCGGACCTACAACCGTGTACCCTGGCAGGTCGATTTGCATCTCCGCCGCTGGCAATCATCGCTCGACTACCTGGGGATCGTGGGGACACCCCCGCCCGATGAAATGCGGTCGTTGATGAACCAGTTATTGGTTCGTAATCGTGATTGGGACTCGGCGACGGATGACGTTGGCATCACCTGGTTCGCAACGCCTGGGAATGTTGGGATTGATGCGGCGGACCGTTTGCCAACCATTGGCATGCACCTGAACCGTCTGGATGACGCAGCCCACCGCCGACGTTGGGCGACAGGGCAACCGTTGGTGGTCACCTCGGTTTGTCAGCCATCGCCGGACGCATGGTCGCGGTCGATCAAGACACGCTGCCGGTTGCACTACTTTCGTGCCGACCAAATCGCAAGATCGGTGCATCCGTTGGCCGCGGGGGTTTTGGTGGATGCGGACGGATCGATCACCGAAACTAGCATCGCAAACTTGGCGATTGTGGAATCGGGGATCATCACGTCGCCACCGGAGGACCAGGTCTTGCCGGGCGTGACACAAAAGATGGTCCAGCAATGGGCGGCGGCAGAGTCGATCCCGTGGCGAAAGCAGCGATTGACACCATCGCGACTGGTCGCTGCCGATCAAGTGTTGTTGATGGGAACCGATGCGGGGTTATGGTTCGCCAGTGATGTCCGAATCTGGGCATCCGGTTCTAAGCCGGCATCCGATTTTGTGCCGGGGGTGGATTGTGGAAACGCAAACCTTGCAAATCCAAGCTCGGGAACCGAAATACCAAAGGCCGCGGGCGGGGACGTCTTTCAACGTCTGTTCGCCCACGGCCCTTGGAATTTCAATGTCGCAGATTGA
- a CDS encoding transglutaminase-like domain-containing protein, with product MLIPRNHLTAFSRRQWLTTAACAGVASLTAGPLAMGQANAQVPDGGASNDSGLGGGTGSDPGDTSGASSTAKERLIYQSPQTQNWKIGLILNTPVTCTNVLATFIVPMDWPEQTVTVTGRTIDNAVSGWKTRDLPGGARQVVLQMARVPGGSTVEMTFEFAIARSRILPPDLTDDLVIPSRPPRDLRVFMGNSPNIDTSHGKIRMVARDLKKEPADNDWQRVEQIYDYVRDNVEYIEGPIRNASDALKDGKGDCEDMTSLFVALCRNNGIPARMVWIPDHCYPEFYLETPDGEGIWFPCQAAGTRQFGRMDEYRPVLQKGDRFKVPESSSPLRYVSEYFRCDRKGKSDPRPKFVRDMIDV from the coding sequence GTGCTGATTCCCCGAAACCACCTGACCGCCTTTTCGCGCCGACAATGGTTGACCACCGCAGCATGCGCCGGCGTGGCATCTTTGACGGCCGGTCCGCTGGCCATGGGCCAAGCCAACGCCCAGGTACCAGACGGCGGCGCGTCCAATGATTCAGGTTTGGGTGGTGGGACTGGTTCCGATCCCGGAGATACTTCCGGTGCCAGTTCAACAGCCAAAGAACGGCTGATCTACCAGTCCCCCCAAACACAGAACTGGAAAATCGGTCTGATCCTAAACACACCGGTGACTTGCACCAATGTGCTAGCCACGTTCATCGTGCCGATGGACTGGCCCGAACAAACGGTCACAGTCACCGGCAGAACGATCGACAATGCAGTCTCGGGATGGAAGACGCGTGACCTGCCCGGCGGTGCGCGCCAAGTTGTGTTGCAGATGGCACGTGTTCCCGGCGGTTCGACGGTGGAGATGACATTCGAATTTGCGATCGCACGATCACGGATTTTGCCACCGGACCTGACGGACGACTTAGTCATTCCATCGCGTCCGCCTCGCGACCTCCGCGTCTTCATGGGCAATAGCCCCAACATCGATACCAGCCACGGCAAGATCCGAATGGTGGCTCGCGATCTGAAGAAAGAACCGGCGGACAACGATTGGCAACGCGTCGAACAGATCTACGACTATGTACGCGATAACGTCGAATACATCGAAGGCCCCATTCGAAACGCATCGGATGCTTTGAAGGATGGCAAAGGCGACTGCGAAGACATGACCAGCCTGTTTGTCGCGTTGTGCCGTAACAACGGCATCCCAGCACGGATGGTATGGATCCCCGACCACTGCTATCCCGAGTTCTATCTAGAAACTCCTGACGGCGAAGGCATTTGGTTTCCATGCCAAGCCGCTGGAACACGTCAATTTGGACGGATGGACGAATACCGTCCGGTCCTGCAGAAGGGCGACCGTTTCAAAGTGCCCGAGAGTTCGTCGCCGCTGCGTTATGTCAGCGAATACTTTCGTTGCGATCGCAAAGGCAAGTCGGACCCGCGGCCGAAGTTTGTGCGCGACATGATCGACGTTTGA
- a CDS encoding S1C family serine protease — protein MIDRDPRMHLRLTLVLVLGWAFCWLSSGSTVLAQSPTTADAVDATPADSPKVSEADTPSKVVAEVQAGPRALSRAFRFAARRATPAVVTILSYGQPVAPTLGRVPPNGGTQRGGSNESPDSDQDSSPTQDPETDDKQLTGIGSGVIISEDGRVITNNHVIAGAKRVVVQLSDETEFDATEVFGDAASDVATLRIDRDAPLPFADLGDSEQLEIGDWVLAIGSPFRLEATVSAGIISAKNRELGRITRGRMIQTDAAINPGNSGGPLVDLDGQVVAISTAIATRNGGYQGIGFAIPINQAKWIANELAEHGQVRRAAIGLRIAELNPKIAAMFKLPVGLGVLVHQVIEGSAAQRGGIQPIDVIIAIDGEHVGDAASLQSAIERLPVGSFQEFKISRDGKEILLQIEIASMEDPTESKASQDADEADASPADDVESTSTLP, from the coding sequence ATGATTGACCGCGATCCCCGCATGCACCTTCGATTGACTCTTGTTTTGGTTCTCGGTTGGGCCTTCTGCTGGTTGTCCAGCGGGTCGACCGTGTTGGCGCAGTCACCGACGACCGCCGATGCGGTAGACGCCACGCCGGCAGATTCACCGAAGGTTTCCGAAGCTGACACCCCGTCCAAGGTCGTTGCCGAAGTCCAGGCCGGGCCGCGTGCTCTGTCTCGTGCGTTTCGATTTGCCGCCCGGCGTGCGACACCCGCAGTGGTCACCATCTTGTCGTACGGGCAACCGGTCGCACCGACGTTGGGCCGCGTGCCCCCGAACGGTGGGACCCAGCGCGGCGGTTCCAATGAATCGCCCGATTCGGATCAGGATTCATCACCGACCCAGGATCCGGAAACCGACGACAAACAGCTGACGGGAATCGGCAGCGGCGTGATCATCAGTGAAGACGGTCGCGTGATTACCAACAACCATGTCATCGCCGGTGCCAAGCGAGTCGTCGTGCAATTGTCGGACGAAACCGAATTTGACGCGACCGAAGTGTTCGGTGACGCGGCCAGTGATGTGGCAACGCTGCGAATCGATCGAGACGCACCCCTGCCATTCGCTGACCTGGGCGATTCCGAACAACTGGAAATTGGCGACTGGGTACTAGCGATCGGCAGCCCGTTCCGTTTGGAAGCAACGGTCAGCGCAGGGATCATCAGTGCCAAGAACCGAGAATTAGGTCGGATCACTCGCGGCCGAATGATCCAAACGGACGCCGCGATCAACCCCGGCAATTCGGGTGGTCCGTTGGTCGACTTGGATGGACAGGTCGTCGCGATCAGTACCGCGATCGCCACTCGTAACGGTGGCTATCAGGGGATCGGGTTTGCCATCCCAATCAACCAAGCCAAATGGATCGCCAACGAACTGGCTGAACATGGCCAGGTCCGCCGCGCTGCGATCGGACTTCGAATCGCTGAATTGAATCCCAAGATCGCAGCGATGTTCAAGCTGCCGGTCGGGCTAGGTGTCTTGGTCCATCAAGTGATCGAAGGATCTGCAGCCCAGCGCGGTGGTATCCAGCCCATTGATGTGATCATCGCCATCGATGGCGAGCATGTCGGCGATGCGGCCAGTTTGCAATCCGCGATCGAACGGTTGCCAGTGGGATCGTTCCAAGAATTCAAGATCAGCCGCGATGGCAAAGAAATTTTATTGCAGATCGAGATCGCATCGATGGAAGACCCCACTGAATCGAAAGCATCGCAAGACGCGGACGAAGCAGATGCTTCCCCAGCCGACGACGTCGAATCGACCTCCACACTCCCGTAG
- a CDS encoding thymidine phosphorylase yields the protein MLASTLLAKKRDGHELSDDEIRFLIHGFCQGDITDYQMSALAMAICCRGMTSQETATLTVAMLESGSRLPRTMHDRPRVDKHSTGGLGDKVSLILAPLLAACDVDVPMVSGRGLGLTGGTLDKLESIEGLTVDLTAEQMAGQLAQTGCFIVGANDQIAPADRRLYALRDVTGTVESIALITASILSKKLAANLDALVMDVKTGSAAFMKTEADAVALAESLVSVGRQAGLNTIALMTDMDQPLGSTIGNAIEVNESVDVLGGQHGPVRDLTVRLGAELLVQVQMAETVDAAEERLCRAIDGGQAMEKFESMIRGQGGRRSGPLTLHPPTPILADADGYIASFDNQTIGQAIVALGGGRRKAGDPIDHRVGIQVRHRIGDRVQRGEPILVLHCHTHQASEYAERLHQAITVSETLVRRRELILRRFH from the coding sequence ATGCTTGCGTCTACCTTGCTGGCAAAGAAACGCGACGGCCACGAACTATCCGATGACGAAATCCGATTTCTGATCCACGGTTTTTGTCAGGGGGACATTACCGACTATCAGATGTCCGCGTTGGCGATGGCAATCTGTTGCCGCGGAATGACGTCCCAGGAAACCGCCACGTTGACCGTTGCGATGCTGGAAAGCGGATCACGGTTGCCTCGCACAATGCATGATCGGCCTCGAGTCGATAAGCATAGCACCGGCGGGTTGGGCGACAAGGTTTCCCTGATTTTGGCACCGCTGCTTGCAGCCTGCGATGTGGACGTCCCGATGGTCAGCGGGCGAGGCCTCGGGTTGACCGGCGGTACGCTGGACAAATTGGAATCGATCGAAGGATTGACGGTTGACCTAACAGCCGAACAGATGGCTGGACAACTGGCCCAAACCGGCTGTTTCATCGTCGGGGCCAATGATCAAATTGCCCCCGCAGATCGTCGCCTGTATGCACTTCGCGACGTGACGGGTACGGTCGAATCGATCGCGTTGATCACGGCCAGCATCCTTAGTAAAAAGCTTGCGGCCAACTTAGATGCATTGGTCATGGATGTGAAAACGGGATCCGCCGCTTTCATGAAAACGGAAGCCGATGCCGTCGCGCTGGCAGAGTCCCTCGTGTCGGTCGGCCGCCAAGCCGGGCTGAACACGATCGCGTTGATGACGGACATGGACCAACCGTTGGGATCCACGATCGGCAACGCCATCGAAGTCAACGAATCGGTGGACGTGTTAGGTGGCCAGCACGGCCCAGTACGTGACCTAACCGTCCGGCTAGGTGCCGAACTATTGGTCCAAGTGCAGATGGCCGAAACCGTGGACGCCGCGGAAGAGCGATTGTGCCGAGCGATCGACGGCGGTCAGGCGATGGAAAAATTTGAATCGATGATCCGCGGCCAGGGGGGACGACGAAGTGGCCCTCTGACGCTGCATCCGCCGACTCCGATCCTAGCGGATGCCGACGGTTACATTGCAAGTTTCGACAACCAAACGATCGGCCAGGCGATCGTTGCATTGGGGGGTGGCCGACGCAAGGCGGGCGACCCGATCGACCATCGGGTGGGCATCCAGGTTCGTCATCGAATTGGCGACAGGGTCCAGCGTGGCGAACCGATTCTCGTCTTGCATTGCCACACCCACCAAGCCAGCGAGTATGCTGAACGCCTGCATCAGGCGATCACGGTCAGTGAAACTCTGGTCCGCCGGCGAGAACTTATCCTGAGGCGATTCCACTAG
- a CDS encoding cytidine deaminase translates to MLELKPHEVEQLVHSAINARDQAYAPHSHFYVGAAMLMDDGEIVCGCNVENASYSMCLCAERVAASSAVAAGYRKWRAIAIASVGGVSPCGACRQFLAEFGQTTTVIMVNVLDGSRKIRKLAQLLPDAFDASNLPSHP, encoded by the coding sequence ATGCTCGAGCTGAAACCTCACGAAGTGGAACAGTTGGTTCATTCAGCCATCAATGCTCGCGACCAGGCATACGCGCCGCACAGTCACTTCTATGTCGGTGCAGCGATGCTGATGGATGATGGTGAAATCGTGTGCGGATGCAATGTGGAAAACGCCAGCTATTCGATGTGCCTGTGTGCCGAACGGGTTGCAGCGTCCAGTGCCGTCGCGGCCGGTTATCGCAAGTGGCGAGCGATTGCAATCGCCAGCGTCGGCGGAGTATCGCCGTGCGGAGCCTGTCGTCAATTTTTGGCTGAATTCGGTCAGACCACGACCGTGATCATGGTCAACGTGCTGGATGGCAGTCGCAAGATCCGAAAACTCGCGCAGCTATTGCCCGACGCATTCGACGCGTCGAACCTGCCAAGCCACCCGTAA
- a CDS encoding TolC family protein: MPRLLVTLGLTGLAGLTGCASNQRLAFQPADVPAAAQVAATPPSQTQPPLPAISQRSPKTNRDLLAADLHSTAKPVEESAVQAAVQAVVHNDAVPETSGARGTLTIDGRKYRLEPVVSAEPAHLVTTTPSSPASTFSQAAFESVVDADDVPVIHPAMGHDQTPSITPVVIPFEDANGIAMESTIVDGSSAMPNGVIELNLPSALAHVGGQHPAVGFAQWRVQQAYAELAQAEVLWLPSIQGGLNFHRHDGNYQASDGTIVDVNRNSFQYGLGNGAVGAGTTPRPGLVAQFHLADAIFQPEIAEKTAWARGHAATAVLNQQMLTASLAYIELLDAHQDARITEESRDRTAELSKITSDYAQAGEGLQADADRMRTELTLMESRLIGVRERISIASARLAQAISIDAGTEIQPMDVNVVPLDLVAIDADKGSLISTGLSMRPELKESQALVAAACEAFKREKYAPFVPSVLLGYSTSGFGGGLGGDIDDVDGRYDFDAAMTWQVRNLGFGERAARRGSAARVQQARYQKLQVMDQVALEVSEAYSQVDFRRQQIDMTQQAIRTAQQSYLSNVERIRDGEGLPIEVLQAVQALESAKRAYLQSVVSHNQAQFRLQWALGWSVTAPANL; this comes from the coding sequence ATGCCCCGCCTATTAGTCACCTTGGGTTTGACGGGATTAGCCGGCTTAACAGGTTGTGCCAGCAATCAGCGGCTGGCATTTCAGCCCGCAGACGTGCCTGCCGCGGCCCAGGTGGCGGCAACGCCACCCTCGCAAACCCAGCCCCCTCTGCCGGCCATCTCGCAGCGTTCGCCCAAGACAAACCGGGATCTCCTGGCCGCCGACCTCCATTCCACTGCGAAACCCGTCGAAGAGTCCGCTGTGCAGGCGGCTGTACAGGCGGTTGTGCACAACGACGCGGTGCCAGAGACCAGTGGTGCACGCGGAACGTTGACGATCGACGGACGCAAGTACCGGCTGGAACCGGTCGTATCGGCTGAACCGGCACACCTGGTCACAACGACACCCAGTTCGCCCGCCAGCACGTTTTCCCAGGCCGCGTTTGAAAGCGTCGTCGACGCCGATGACGTTCCGGTCATCCACCCTGCGATGGGACACGATCAGACGCCGTCCATCACGCCCGTGGTGATCCCCTTCGAAGATGCCAACGGGATCGCGATGGAATCCACCATCGTCGATGGGTCGTCAGCGATGCCGAATGGCGTGATCGAATTGAATTTGCCATCGGCGCTGGCGCACGTCGGTGGACAGCACCCCGCGGTTGGTTTCGCACAGTGGCGAGTCCAGCAGGCCTACGCCGAATTGGCCCAAGCCGAAGTCCTGTGGCTGCCATCGATCCAAGGCGGGTTGAATTTTCATCGCCACGACGGCAACTACCAGGCCAGCGATGGGACGATCGTCGATGTAAACCGCAATTCGTTCCAGTACGGATTGGGCAACGGGGCTGTGGGGGCGGGGACCACACCGCGTCCGGGTCTGGTCGCTCAGTTCCATCTGGCCGACGCAATCTTCCAACCGGAAATCGCAGAGAAGACGGCTTGGGCTCGTGGGCATGCCGCCACCGCTGTCCTAAACCAACAAATGTTGACCGCATCGCTCGCCTACATCGAACTGTTGGATGCTCATCAAGATGCTCGGATCACAGAGGAATCTCGTGATCGGACAGCCGAGCTGTCCAAAATTACCAGCGACTACGCTCAGGCCGGCGAAGGGCTTCAGGCGGATGCGGATCGAATGCGCACGGAGTTGACGTTGATGGAAAGTCGATTGATCGGCGTCCGCGAACGCATCTCCATCGCTTCGGCACGCTTGGCACAAGCGATCAGCATCGATGCCGGGACCGAGATTCAGCCGATGGACGTCAACGTGGTCCCGTTGGATCTGGTCGCGATCGATGCTGACAAGGGATCCTTGATCAGCACCGGCCTTTCGATGCGTCCCGAGCTGAAAGAATCACAAGCATTGGTGGCCGCAGCCTGCGAAGCATTCAAGCGAGAAAAGTATGCTCCGTTCGTCCCCAGCGTTTTGCTCGGTTACAGCACCAGCGGTTTTGGTGGTGGACTCGGTGGCGATATCGATGACGTCGATGGCCGGTATGATTTTGATGCCGCCATGACATGGCAGGTTCGCAACCTTGGCTTCGGCGAACGGGCTGCCCGTCGCGGATCCGCCGCCAGGGTCCAACAGGCCAGGTACCAAAAACTGCAGGTGATGGACCAAGTCGCATTGGAGGTTTCAGAAGCCTACAGCCAAGTCGATTTCCGCCGCCAACAGATCGACATGACTCAGCAAGCCATTCGAACGGCCCAGCAGTCGTACCTGTCCAACGTGGAACGAATTCGCGATGGCGAAGGATTGCCGATCGAAGTTCTGCAAGCGGTGCAGGCTCTTGAATCGGCCAAGCGGGCCTACCTGCAATCGGTCGTCTCGCACAACCAAGCTCAGTTCCGACTGCAGTGGGCGCTGGGGTGGTCGGTCACCGCACCGGCCAATCTGTAA
- a CDS encoding efflux RND transporter periplasmic adaptor subunit — protein sequence MTTVDMQIHRSARYHALIIGNMIILAGCSPKQTALKPQQDVRDIPVKTVALATTEVQRTTLQPASIHAFYRAEIRARATGFVSELKVDIGDYVETGAELAVIHVPEIRKQREITEARIQRYEAEEQRAQAGIQLADARVRSSQAMLAEARSQMAGVEASLAGSESEFNRTQDLVDRGSLQNRMLDEVRMKRDSEAARKDAMASSIQSAQAEVAVAEAQAAAAKADLVAAKAETQVARRQLDEIDVMIQFATLRAPFTGIVTERNIEPGDLVRQSNEVGNGRPLFVVSQVDKVRVRIPVPESDAPLVRPGDEVRLTFPSFASEAPIVGNVTRRSGDLDPSTRTMMVEVELDNADGKLLPGMFGQASINLSTKIAANMLPSQAIRIGENGNAYVYVVGDDETVSIAEVTMGMDDGNSIEVLAGIQPGQRVIGSHLKRFVDGQKVVVLGDRN from the coding sequence ATGACAACGGTAGACATGCAAATTCACCGATCCGCCCGATATCACGCCTTGATCATCGGAAACATGATCATCCTAGCCGGGTGTTCGCCCAAGCAAACGGCGTTGAAGCCACAGCAGGATGTCCGGGACATCCCCGTCAAAACGGTTGCCCTAGCGACCACCGAAGTCCAGCGAACCACGCTCCAACCGGCATCGATTCACGCGTTCTATCGAGCCGAGATTCGTGCCAGGGCGACGGGCTTTGTCAGTGAATTGAAAGTCGATATCGGCGATTACGTCGAAACCGGGGCCGAACTAGCGGTCATCCATGTTCCGGAGATTCGAAAACAGCGAGAGATCACCGAAGCCAGAATTCAACGATACGAGGCCGAGGAACAACGAGCCCAAGCAGGCATCCAACTTGCCGACGCCCGCGTCCGGTCATCCCAAGCCATGCTGGCCGAAGCCCGATCCCAGATGGCTGGCGTCGAAGCGTCGCTGGCAGGATCAGAATCCGAATTCAATCGCACCCAGGATTTGGTCGATCGCGGATCGCTACAGAATCGCATGTTGGACGAAGTCCGCATGAAACGTGATTCGGAAGCCGCTCGCAAAGACGCCATGGCATCTTCGATCCAGTCGGCCCAAGCCGAGGTCGCGGTCGCCGAGGCCCAAGCCGCTGCCGCTAAGGCGGACCTGGTAGCCGCCAAAGCCGAGACCCAGGTCGCTCGCCGTCAACTGGACGAAATCGATGTGATGATCCAGTTCGCTACCCTGCGGGCTCCGTTCACCGGAATCGTTACCGAACGAAACATCGAACCGGGCGACCTGGTTCGCCAATCCAACGAAGTTGGAAACGGTCGACCGTTGTTCGTCGTTAGTCAAGTCGACAAAGTCCGCGTCCGCATCCCGGTCCCCGAGTCCGATGCACCATTGGTTCGACCGGGTGACGAAGTTCGATTGACGTTCCCATCGTTTGCATCGGAGGCACCGATCGTCGGCAATGTCACCCGTCGCAGCGGCGACCTCGACCCCAGCACACGAACGATGATGGTCGAGGTCGAACTGGACAACGCCGACGGCAAACTTTTGCCCGGCATGTTCGGCCAAGCTTCGATCAATCTATCGACCAAGATCGCTGCCAACATGCTGCCATCCCAAGCGATCCGTATCGGCGAAAACGGAAACGCCTATGTCTACGTCGTCGGTGACGACGAGACCGTTTCAATCGCGGAGGTCACGATGGGCATGGACGATGGAAATTCGATCGAAGTCTTAGCGGGAATCCAACCGGGCCAACGGGTGATCGGTTCGCACCTGAAGCGATTTGTTGACGGCCAAAAGGTCGTTGTGTTGGGGGACCGGAATTAA